A stretch of the Fusobacterium varium genome encodes the following:
- a CDS encoding sodium:proton antiporter has translation MAELNKKKSVWEAYRFSILLIGAIILGSIIGTVMGEKAKIFKPFGDLFINGMFTIVVPLVMVTISSSISSMNDMSRLKSILKNLILVFVSTGFVAAIIILIIVNIFPPAQGVNLNIPAAEALKPFQTGDQIVKAITVTDFPELISRKNMLPLILFSIVFGLCVNMVGEKGRKIADGLDALAEVFLKMINLLMYYAPIGLGAYFAALVGEYGKELIGSYTRAMIIYYPLCFAYFIFMFPVYGYIAGGKEGVKSLKHLLSPAITSLATQSSIATLPVNLEAAGKIGVPKDIREIVLPIGATAHMDGTVFSSILKISFLFGIFGVPFAGAGTYISAILLSIVGGVVMSGVPGGGLIGEMLIVTMYGFPPEAFPIIATIGYLVDPPATMINATGDTVAAMLVTRMVEGKDWIKKNLG, from the coding sequence ATGGCAGAATTGAACAAGAAAAAAAGTGTATGGGAAGCCTATCGTTTTTCTATTCTTTTAATAGGAGCGATAATTTTAGGAAGTATCATTGGAACTGTAATGGGAGAAAAGGCAAAGATATTTAAACCTTTTGGGGATTTATTTATTAATGGAATGTTTACAATAGTTGTACCTTTGGTAATGGTAACAATAAGTAGTTCAATTTCAAGTATGAATGATATGTCTAGATTAAAAAGTATTCTTAAGAACTTGATACTTGTGTTTGTTTCAACAGGATTCGTAGCTGCTATAATAATATTAATTATAGTGAATATTTTTCCACCAGCTCAGGGAGTAAATCTTAATATTCCAGCAGCAGAAGCATTAAAACCTTTTCAAACTGGTGATCAGATAGTAAAAGCAATAACTGTTACAGATTTTCCTGAACTTATTTCAAGAAAAAATATGCTTCCTCTAATTCTTTTCTCAATAGTATTTGGATTATGCGTAAATATGGTTGGAGAAAAGGGAAGAAAAATTGCTGATGGATTGGATGCATTGGCAGAAGTATTTTTAAAAATGATAAATTTGTTAATGTATTATGCTCCAATAGGTTTAGGAGCTTATTTTGCAGCACTTGTAGGTGAATATGGAAAAGAACTAATAGGTTCATATACAAGAGCCATGATAATTTATTATCCATTATGTTTTGCATATTTTATCTTTATGTTTCCAGTATATGGATATATAGCAGGTGGAAAAGAAGGGGTAAAATCATTAAAACATCTTCTTTCACCAGCCATAACTTCTTTGGCTACTCAAAGTAGTATCGCTACTCTACCAGTAAACTTAGAAGCAGCAGGAAAAATTGGAGTTCCTAAAGATATTAGAGAAATAGTACTTCCAATAGGAGCAACTGCACATATGGATGGAACAGTATTTAGTTCTATATTGAAAATTTCATTTTTATTTGGTATATTTGGAGTTCCTTTTGCAGGAGCAGGGACTTATATAAGTGCCATTCTTCTTTCAATTGTAGGTGGAGTAGTAATGTCAGGAGTTCCAGGCGGAGGACTTATTGGGGAGATGCTTATAGTAACTATGTATGGATTCCCACCAGAGGCCTTTCCTATCATTGCAACAATTGGATATCTTGTTGACCCGCCAGCTACAATGATAAATGCAACTGGAGATACAGTAGCAGCTATGCTTGTAACGAGAATGGTAGAGGGGAAAGATTGGATTAAGAAAAATTTAGGATAA
- a CDS encoding putative Na+/alanine symporter yields the protein MFESLIGSFKNMVLSLNGLLWGKLITVNVGETIVELSLLVVILIPVGIYFTVRTRFLPFRLFPEMIKCVLEPKSSDNKDSISGLQALFIATASRVGMGNLAGVVAAISFGGPGAIFWMWLAALIGASSAFIESTLAQIYKEKDPLYGGFRGGPAYFMDRMRIITWVKEEDEYVNDIKGTSKYVSIDGKKYYTRGTKFKLLGVLFALSGLLCWAGISQVIANSVTQSFANAFNFPPLYTTIALVVISGIVLFKNAGIVDVLNKIVPAMAILYFSVTLFIIIKNIGLIPQMFENIFVQAFGFRQAVAGGFGAILMQGVKRGLFSNEAGSGSAPCAAAAADVTHPVKQGLIQALGVFIDTLMICSCSAFIMLLAPESVTKGLMGMDLLQAAMNHHIGQAGVIFIAVILFLFSFSTFLGIMFYARGNVAYVFGDNWKSQNLYKIFALGMLFAGGLAQYTFVWELGDLGVGLMTVFNMMAIIPLSGQVLASLKDYELNYMNKEVKKPKIIEETV from the coding sequence ATGTTTGAAAGTTTAATTGGCTCGTTTAAGAATATGGTACTTTCATTAAATGGATTGTTATGGGGTAAACTTATAACTGTAAATGTTGGAGAAACAATAGTTGAACTTAGTCTTCTGGTAGTGATACTTATACCAGTGGGAATATACTTTACAGTAAGAACTAGGTTTCTTCCATTTAGATTATTTCCAGAAATGATAAAGTGTGTATTAGAACCTAAAAGTTCTGATAATAAAGATTCAATATCTGGATTACAGGCTTTGTTTATTGCTACAGCTTCAAGAGTAGGAATGGGGAATCTGGCAGGAGTGGTAGCTGCTATCTCTTTTGGAGGACCTGGAGCAATATTCTGGATGTGGCTGGCAGCACTGATAGGAGCTTCAAGCGCATTTATAGAATCAACACTGGCTCAGATATATAAAGAAAAAGATCCACTATATGGAGGTTTTAGAGGTGGACCTGCATATTTTATGGATAGAATGAGAATAATAACTTGGGTAAAAGAAGAGGATGAATATGTTAATGATATTAAAGGAACTTCAAAGTATGTATCTATTGATGGAAAAAAATATTATACCAGAGGAACTAAATTTAAACTTCTAGGTGTACTGTTTGCTCTTTCTGGACTGCTTTGCTGGGCAGGAATAAGTCAGGTTATTGCTAACTCAGTAACACAGTCTTTTGCAAATGCTTTCAATTTTCCACCACTATATACAACAATAGCTTTAGTGGTTATATCAGGAATAGTGTTGTTTAAAAATGCAGGAATAGTGGATGTTCTTAATAAGATAGTTCCAGCAATGGCAATTCTATATTTTTCAGTAACACTGTTTATAATTATAAAAAATATAGGACTTATACCTCAAATGTTTGAAAATATATTTGTACAGGCTTTTGGATTTAGACAGGCAGTAGCTGGTGGCTTTGGTGCTATATTAATGCAGGGAGTAAAAAGAGGATTGTTTTCTAATGAGGCTGGATCAGGATCAGCGCCATGTGCAGCAGCGGCGGCAGATGTTACTCACCCAGTTAAACAAGGTCTAATACAAGCTTTAGGAGTATTTATAGATACATTGATGATATGCAGTTGTTCAGCTTTCATAATGCTTCTTGCACCTGAAAGTGTAACAAAAGGATTAATGGGAATGGATCTTCTACAGGCAGCAATGAATCATCATATAGGACAAGCAGGAGTAATATTTATAGCAGTAATATTGTTCTTATTCAGTTTCAGTACTTTCCTTGGAATAATGTTTTATGCGAGAGGAAATGTAGCTTATGTCTTTGGAGATAATTGGAAATCACAGAACCTATACAAAATATTTGCTCTGGGAATGCTTTTTGCAGGAGGACTTGCACAATACACATTCGTATGGGAATTGGGAGATTTAGGAGTAGGACTGATGACAGTATTTAATATGATGGCTATAATACCATTATCAGGACAAGTATTGGCTTCATTAA
- the dapF gene encoding diaminopimelate epimerase, with product MKFSKMQAAGNDFILMNGMIEKSSNWNETAKKVCDRHFGIGADGLMFCERSSNADIKMSYYNSDGSRGEMCGNGIRCFAKFVYDSKIVTKDEFSVETDAGIKHIKLDIGISGDIEYLKVDMEKIDFRGRAVPCTIKKENILEEEIFIKEKKVIFSSVLMGVPHTTIFVENFDEYDVNEIGSLMEKNDIFPEKTNVNFAKIMTDDTIMIKTWERGAGRTLGCGTGCCATAALAHKLGKIKEKKIKLLAEGGELFIEIGEDYEITMSGKAETICHGEFLK from the coding sequence ATGAAATTTTCAAAAATGCAGGCAGCAGGGAATGATTTTATTCTTATGAATGGAATGATAGAAAAGTCTTCAAATTGGAATGAAACAGCAAAAAAAGTTTGTGATAGACATTTTGGAATAGGAGCAGATGGACTTATGTTTTGTGAAAGAAGTTCAAACGCAGATATAAAAATGAGTTATTATAATTCTGATGGCTCAAGAGGAGAGATGTGTGGGAATGGAATAAGATGTTTTGCAAAATTTGTGTATGACAGTAAAATTGTAACAAAAGATGAGTTTTCAGTAGAGACAGACGCAGGAATAAAGCATATAAAACTTGACATAGGTATCTCGGGGGATATAGAATATCTTAAGGTTGATATGGAGAAAATTGATTTCAGAGGAAGAGCAGTTCCCTGTACTATAAAAAAAGAAAATATTCTGGAAGAAGAAATATTTATAAAAGAGAAAAAAGTAATTTTCTCAAGTGTACTTATGGGGGTTCCACATACAACTATTTTTGTAGAAAATTTTGATGAATATGATGTGAATGAAATAGGAAGTCTTATGGAAAAAAATGATATCTTTCCTGAAAAGACAAATGTAAATTTTGCTAAAATAATGACAGATGATACTATAATGATAAAAACATGGGAAAGAGGAGCTGGAAGAACACTTGGGTGTGGAACAGGATGTTGTGCAACAGCAGCTCTAGCACATAAATTAGGCAAAATAAAAGAAAAGAAAATAAAACTTTTGGCTGAAGGTGGAGAACTTTTCATAGAAATAGGGGAAGATTATGAGATAACTATGTCTGGAAAAGCAGAAACTATATGTCATGGAGAATTTCTAAAGTAA